A genomic window from Nicotiana sylvestris chromosome 11, ASM39365v2, whole genome shotgun sequence includes:
- the LOC104218843 gene encoding serine/threonine-protein kinase GRIK1-like — protein sequence MMRSVDDVAEMGCCGCFGFSFARKPEKIGRSNRGYGNGWSRAPLLEEEVEEEDDGFDSGNVTDTGTEDDEVCHSPVKRSEEILMDRAQNGLICREVPVKETDKLVRTEDEDGNKMINEYVREHKIGSGSYGKVVLYRSCNDGKHYAIKAFHKSHLLKLRVAPSETAMNDVLREVMIMKMLRHPNIVNLIEVINDPETDHFYMVLEYVEGKWVCEGSGPPSDLGENKARKYLRDIVSGLMYLHSHNIIHGDIKPDNLLVTASGRVKIGDFSVSQAFEDDNDKLRRSPGTPVFTAPECCVGDRYHGKAADTWAVGVTLYCMIFGKYPFLGDTLQDTYDKIVNNPISLPDDMNPLLKNLLEGLLCKDPTQRMTLESVAQHEWVIGDEGPIPQHSCWCQHKTSHKDICDASVNNTPT from the exons ATGATGCGTTCCGTTGATGATGTGGCGGAAATGGGCTGCTGTGGGTGTTTTGGATTCTCTTTTGCAAGAAAACCGGAAAAAATAGGTAGGTCCAATAGGGGATACGGAAATGGCTGGTCACGGGCGCCGTTGTTAGAAGAAGAGGTTGAAGAGGAAGATGATGGCTTTGATAGTGGCAATGTAACTGATACTGGCACTGAGGATGATGAAGTGTGTCATAGCCCTGTTAAACGTTCTGAAGAGATTCTCATGGACAGAGCTCAGAATGGGTTAATTTGCAGGGAGGTCCCTGTCAAGGAAACCGACAAGCTTGTTCGCACAGAG GATGAAGATGGGAACAAGATGATTAATGAATATGTCCGTGAACACAAAATTGGTTCTGGTAGCTATGGGAAAGTG GTGCTTTATAGAAGTTGTAATGATGGAAAACATTATGCTATTAAG GCCTTTCACAAGTCTCACCTATTAAAGTTGCGGGTGGCACCTTCAGAAACTGCTATGAATGATGTTCTTCGTGAG GTTATGATCATGAAAATGCTGAGGCATCCCAATATTGTTAATCTTATTGAGGTGATTAACGACCCAGAAACAGATCACTTCTACATGG TTCTCGAATACGTGGAAGGAAAATGGGTTTGTGAGGGTTCTGGCCCCCCAAGTGATCTTGGAGAAAATAAAGCACGGAAGTACTTGCGTGATATAGTGTCTGGCTTGATGTATCTGCATTCTCAT AATATTATACACGGGGATATTAAGCCAGATAATCTTTTAGTTACTGCCTCTGGCAGGGTGAAGATTGGTGATTTCAGTGTCAGCCAAGCTTTTGAG GATGATAATGATAAGCTTCGTCGGTCTCCTGGCACTCCTGTTTTTACTGCTCCTGAATGCTGTGTAG GAGACAGATATCATGGAAAAGCAGCTGACACATGGGCAGTTGGTGTTACCCTCTATTGCATGATCTTCGGGAAATACCCATTTCTAGGCGACACTCTCCAGGATACATATGACAAG ATAGTAAATAACCCCATTTCTCTCCCTGATGATATGAATCCTCTTCTGAAGAATTTACTCGAGGGGCTCCTCTGTAAAG ATCCAACACAAAGGATGACTCTCGAAAGTGTTGCTCAGCATGAGTGGGTCATAGGAGATGAAGGTCCGATCCCTCAGCATTCGTGTTGGTGCCAGCACAAAACGTCACATAAAGATATATGTGATGCGAGTGTGAATAATACTCCTACTTGA